The Mauremys reevesii isolate NIE-2019 linkage group 22, ASM1616193v1, whole genome shotgun sequence genomic interval ATGTTGAATGTATATCTTGAGAGCAAGGCCATTTGGTTGGCGATACGGAGTTGGAGGCCGCCCGCTGAGTAAATTTTCCGGCCTAACAGGTCCATGCGCTTGGACTCCTTCGCCTTTGGCGCCGCGGCGGGCTGGCCGTGTCGCTCCTGGTCATTGACAGATTGGACAACTAGAGAGTCCGGAGCCGGGTGAACATACAGGTATTCGTAGCGCCTCGGGGGGACCGCGTACTTCCTCTCAACTCCGCGCGCTGTAGGCGGGACGGAGGAGGGCGACTGCCAGATAGCGGcattgtttttctgtattgttcGAATGAAGGGGAGCGCTACCCTCACGGGGGCGTCCTCCCCCACCACGTCCGTGATGGGGTCCTCGACCTCCTGGACTTCTTCCACGGGTAGGTTGATGGCCTTAGCTACCCTTCTGAGAAGGTCCTGGTGAGTCTTGAGGTCGATCGGCGGGGGCTCCGACGGtgccgcccctgccaccgcctcatcgggggaggaggatgaggagggaCCCGGTAGCACTTCCTCCGGTGCCTGCTCCGTGTCTGCGGGAACCGCGTCATGCCCCAAGTGCGTGCCGTGATCGGCGGCCTGTGGAGTGGGGGACGGAGGTGGCCTGCTGACAGTGGCTACCGGTACCGACCGCACCGAGCCTGGCTGTCGCGGCGGGAGGGGGGGCCCCTGTTCATGTTCGGCCCAAGGGACCCAAAATCCCCATTGCTGCGGTCCATGTTCTGGTGGGAGGGACCCCGCCCGGAAGTCAACTGCGCTGCCCCCAGGGGAGGCGACGGAGGGCTCTCTTGATGGCCAGGGAGGAGCCGAAGCGGTGGCCGGGCGGACGTCCGGTGCCGGAGTAAAGGGCCCCCGCGGTGCCGCCGGACGGTGCCGGTCGTCACGTGGTCTGGCCGGCGAACGGGACCTGCGCGTGTCGCGGTGCTGGGAGCTCGACCTTCGGCCCCGGGAGCTCGACCTTCGGCCCCGGGAGCTCGACCTGCGGCGTCGGGAGCGCGAccgacggtgccgggagctcgaccgacggTGCCGGGATGCGGATCTGGACCGCGTGCAGCGGCGCCTGGAGCGACTACGCGACTCTCAACGCCTCTcgcggtgcctggagccggacctGTTACGGTACCGGCGACTCTGCGACCGGGACTTGGAAcgtcgccgggagtgcgaccggtaccgcgactgggagcggtaccgggactgcgaccggcgaggAGACGGGGAGCGTCGTCGTGACGTGGATCGTCGTGCCCGGTGCTGCGGAGAGCGGTGCCGTGAGCGAGAACGGGACCGCGACCTGGCGGCGGTGCTGCGATCGGCTCGGGCGCCCGGGGACGGGGGTCGCATTGGAAGTGGCTTCCCAATAGACTTGAGAGTCCGCACCGGTGGCACCGGCCGCTGAGCGCTTGCATCAGCGGTAAGTTCGATTAAATGTCTTGCCGTCGCGAACGCCTCGGGCGTGGACGGCAGCCTCAGCTCCTCGTCggtgggcaccggggagctgggcggtgccggactcgacgggccttgcggcgccggagtcgacggcacAGTGCACGTTTTGTGCacagcctcagcctgcaccgttacagtcggaggcggctgggctaacggtcTCTTTTGCTTATCCGAGACCGTCTTCGGCACTTTGCGCTTCTTTCCCGGGGAgacggagcggtgccgggtcttcggtgccggGTGCCGCGCTGCATCCTCGGCACCGGGGCGGCTGGGTGCGGTCGGCGCGCTGCTAGTCGAGGCAGTCTTTGGCGCCGCCGGTGCTGGTGCCGGAGGTTGGAgggccgactccatgaggagttgcttcAACCgtgagtcccgctccttcctcgtgCAAGGCCTGAAAGCGACGCAAATGGGGCACTTGTCCGACCGGTGAGCCTCTCCAAGACAGCGgaggcaggcgtcgtgcgggtcactcaccggcatagaccgctggcaagccgcgcagggcttgaaacccgccggtctgggcataagcccgcaccggggcggaagaagagggctaacccctctaactcCCTAATGAGTATTATAACACTAACTATAGAACTATTAACAAAATTTAACAACTACgataactatatacactaactaacgGAGAACGCTAAgctgtggaggacaggagagcactccactgttcctactagccgtcacgggcggaaagaaggaactgaggagcggacgggccggctggggtatatatacgccgccatggcggcgccactccagggggcgccagccggcccgccggagttgctaggctaaaaatgtttcgaagagccgtgcacgcgcggcgcgcacacctacatggaatggataggagcaatcactcgaagaagaacttaaacttaacccagatttgatgtctctgtctgaaacttttaatcaaagctctgacctgcgaactactcatgacaccccccctccccttaagtagccatctccccttttgtctttttaaatttacattttaacctgttttatcctgtagaatcttgattgattatgcatgaccattatgatctgttaatcactttgtttacttctgtgtataaatattgatgctcaaccctaataaacttgccacacttactccaaagcctttaagctaaggatagtgtgagcccgttgatcaacgaagtgttgtctggtctctgacagattgtgagccccataccaactccgcacgaactcgggtgctggagaggtgagtaaggacttgctttttacctaacacagggaggttattttacccATGGATCCGTCACTGCTGGGatcccgtgtccagttctggtgcccaccagTCAGGAAGGATGTTGACGAATTGGAGACGGGTCAGAGAAAACCCAGGAGAACGGCTAAAGGGTGGGAAAACCCACCTGAGAGggagagactccaggagctcaatctagttAGCGTCACAGAGAGAAGGTTCAGGGGTGACTTATTCCCTGGCTATCAGTACCTCCCGGGGGAACAAATCTTTACTAACCggctcttcaatccagcagaGGAAGGTCCAACACCATCCGATGGCTGGAAGCTAACGCTAGCCAAATTCCAACCagaaaataaggtgtaaattttgaatagtgtaattaaccattggaacaatttccccAGGGTCAtggcggattctccatcaccgacAATTGTTACATCAAGATTGGCTGGTTTTCTAACGGCTCTGCTCTGGGGATTCTttcagggcaggtctctggcctggtgCTACACGGGGGGGTCAGAGACACTGATCACAGATGTCagttctggccttggaatctacaaaAACCTCCCTGagaaaaaggggtgtgtgtgggggggggaatcacaAAAAAACGTGCGAGATGCGTGGAAAAAGTTTGCCGTCCTGGTGAAAAATACTCACCAATGTCCCTTTGTTTCAGTGCACGCGGTCGGGGAACGTGGTGCACTGCTGTGGTTTCCTTCCACCcccaaaaaagtgaaaaaaatcatcAGCCAAGCTTGAAATGACTTGCTACATTTCGGCCAGCCCTAGGGCGACCAGATGTCTCGATGTTATAGGGACAggcccgatttttgggtctttttcttatatcggctcctattaccccccacccctgtcctgatttttcacacttgctgtctggtcaccctactttcaatgggcctctctctcccctggccccacaaggggaggaggggctgataACGCCCCTTAAGGAGAGAGGATCAAACCAATGTGCACATCTAGCCCGGTATTGCGCCGGCTTTGCACGAGATCACATCCATGGGCCCTCTCTGTGCCAGGCGTGGGGTCCCTGTAAAAACAGCCCTGCCCCTGACCCCAGAGGGGCCACATCTCAGTGCCACGTCCCCATCTTaacagctcctgccccagaggggcCATGTCTAGCACCGGGTGAGGGCTCCGTGTATAAACAGCCcccgagccccaccccagaggggccacATCTCAGCCCCATGCGACGGGTTCCTGTatagagccccccaccccagaagtggtcGCATTCCTGCACCGGGCGAGGGGTTCCTGTGtaaccagcccccgccccccgccctacCCAAGAGGCAGCTGTTTTTAGGCCCAAGGGAAACGAAAGATTTTGAGAATTAAATGAGACACAGGCCTTGATTTATTCCAGCCCTCAAAACTGGCTCACCCGTAACGTGAGGCCCCTGGGCGAGAGCAGTGGAAATGCCATGGTGGCGCTGGGCCCCCCAATCCTTAATTCAGCAGCTGGGGTTTGAGTTTTCTCAGTGCTCCACAAATCCCATGACGCGGCTCTGGCTGAAATTTGCTCGTCCCCGTCCAGCCTGGGATCTAGGAGCCCGTGGTCATGGTAGGTCCCACGTGCCGGTGATCTGTGGGCCTGGAACCCGGAGCCACGCGTGACCAAGGCGCGAAAGGCTCTGAACTCGACCAGCTGAAATTGAAGAGAGCCCAGCACAAAGCGCGTCTCCACGGAGCTCGGCCGGGCGGCGAAGGGCTGAATCCGCAGCAAGGGGGCGTGAGATTGGATACTGGGGACCTGTCCAGCTCTGGGGGCGGCTCCGCTCCGGGCCAGGCTCCCAGGGGGTCCCAATCACCGGAGGGGTTTAGAGGGGTCAGGCGAGCCCCTGTCTGAGATGCGCTGGGGGCACTTGGCCCTGCCCCActgtgtggggggtgtgtgtgaggtgCCCCCTCGCGGCCCCGTCCAGCTCCACCGTGCCTGGCTCACACCAAGGGGGGCTGTGTCCGGTCCCACCGGCGATGCCAACACCTGGGCGTGGCTAGGGGCTGCGAGTGGATGGGGGGGGTCTGGCTTCCTGCagcatcctgcccccccccccccgagctcttGGGAGCCTGGGGGCCGCTGTAGCCAGGAGCATGGCCCAGCGCGGCGCCTGGGGAGCAGCGATTACCCCGAGAGGCGCTGGATCCTCGCAGAGTCCCCCCTAGCCTGAGCCCTGGGGCCCACACTCTGCTCTCAGCCACCCCACCCTGGGGGGCCCCCTGGTGGTGTGGGGTTGCTGACCCCCACAATGCCAGCGGCTGGTGCTCAGGGAGCAGCACCAGGCCCATGTCACCCGCACCGGGCCGGGGGCGGCGGCTGCCCCTCTGCCAGAGCACTCAAGGGCCGCACTGCACTTTGTGACCCCCAGGGGGCAACCCAGGCCTCGGGGCAGAGCTCAGAAAACTGGCGTGGGCACAGGCGTGTGCTGCACTGCTCCGGGGGCGGGGACTGGCCCCACAGGGAGACagggaagggaacccaggagtccagcctCCCAggtgcctccccaccccaggtcccaccactagaacccaggagtcctggctcccagcccccccctgctctaaccagtagacccccctcccctcccagagccaggtatagaacccaggagtcctggctcccagccccccctccctgcccagagcaTGGGGTCCGTTGGGCCAGAACCGGGGCCTGTTGGGAGCCGGGATACCAGGGCAGATGGGCCCTTGCTGTGATTGCCACGTTCCCCACCCCGGCCAGAGGGAGCCCCAACTCACCCGCCTTCCCCCCCAAGCTCTCCTGTCGCCATCCCTgcagccagcacccccagcctccctgccccgGACCCTTAACCTGCGGCTCGGACCCCTCTCCGGAGCCTCCCAGCCGGGCTGCATCAATGGGGTCCCCTGCAGGACGGTTCTGGGATCCCCATGGCCCGTCCTCCCTCCCCGGTGCCCAGCCAGCCCCGCTGCCAGGATGCTGCCGCAAAGCCGGTTCTCCGAGCCCATCGCTGTCACCGCATCGCCCGCCCCATGGCACTGGCTGGGCgtctcccctcactccccaccctgctATGGGGCttggtgagctggggccaggacaaccggttctaaaagggcttctaaatttagcaactggctccagctcacctctggcCCCCAGGGCTCATCCCGGGATGCTGCGGGAAGCCAGGCCTCCCCCCCAATACGCTCACAGTCCCTCCACTGCTGGTTCCTTCTCCTGCGGTGGGACGGGGTACAGCCCCTAGCGCAGTGCGGTCCCAGGCCATGGCTGGGCACCTAgagctaccgtaatacacctaatacacAATGTACAGCCCCTAGCGCAGTGTGGTCCCAGGCCATGGCTGGGCACCTAgagctaccgtaatacacctaatacacAATGTACAGCCCCTAGCGCAGTGCAGTCCCAGGCCATGGCTGGGCACTTAGAACTACCGTAATATACCAAATACAcaatgtacagcacctaacgcAGTGGGGTCCCAGGCCATGGTTGGGCACCTAGAGCTACCGCAATACACCTAATACacaatgtacagtgcctagcgcagtGGGGTCCCAGGCCATGGTTGGGCACCTAGAGCTACCGTAATATACCTAATACacaatgtacagtgcctagcgcagtGGGGTCCCAGGCCATGGCTGGGCACTTAgaactaccgtaatacacctaatacacagtgtacagcacctagtgaaGTGGGGTCCCAGGCCATGGTTGGGCACCTAGAGCTACCGTAATACAcaatgtacagcgcctagcgcagtGGGGTCCCAGGCCacggctgggtgcccagagctaccgtaatacacctaataaatatgCATCCACGGTTTTTAATATCAGGTTCATCTGTACAACACCAGGGAAGTTACATGTCAacagcaggggacaggggttgagtttgacagacacacacacacccctcccctgcccccacgccagtcccctccccccctttcccaACCAGGACCCAGCAGCCCCAGGGGTCTCCGCCAGCCCGGGAGGGAGGAGTGAATTTGTGCCGATGGGGGAGAGAGACATTCCATTGcgggggggggcatggggggcAGCACCAGGTGTGACCGGGGCAgctcagccctggctctgctctcTGGGGTTAGAaaattatatatctatatatttatatgtatttataGCGCTGTGTGGTTATAAAATAAAATGGCAGGGGAGGAGTTGGCGGGGCTGGGCATGGTTTgcctggggtcctggctctgcccgtGGCCCAAAGCGCAGGGACCCCTGCGACACCCCCTTTCCAGGGTGCAGCGGTCGGGGTGGGCGTTCGCCCTGCTtggtggctccctgccccccacagagaGGCGCCGGCGAGATGGAAGGAGCTGGGGGTGCCCTTCCCACTGCCGCTGAGCCAGGCCTGACTCCCCCCACTCCCTAcccagagccaggatagaacccaggagtcctggctcccaacctccccccccccgctctaaccactagcccccgctcccctgccagagccagggcgagaacccaggagtcagaTAGATCGAGGAGTGTGAAACACACAGAGCTGTGAGTGGGTGTTAGAGGGATACGCTAGACCAGTTTCATTTGGGGACCCCTAACCATTTCGAATGGAGGTGCAGAgccctttggaaatcccagccatggtctgtggacccccagggagAAAGCCCCTGAGACAGACGGAGATGGGTGCATatggggagagacagacagacaggcagagagAGGGATGATGGGTGTATACAGGGTGAGACAGCCAGTGTGGGGATAGAGAGCGATAGGTGAGTATGGGGATGGCTGGACAGATGgctggatggggatggagggagggagcaaggGACAGAGGGATGAGTGGGTATGGATATGGAGTGAGGGACAGATGGATggttggggatggagggaggctgacaggtggagggatggggatggatggagtgatggacagacagagggatggatggagggagggaaggagagagggatggatggatggggatggatggagtgATGGACAGATGGAGGGTTGGGAATGGATGGAGGCTGACAGgtggagggatggggatggaggtgtattgatggggggatggatggagggatggggatggatggaggctgacaggtggagggatggggatggaggtgtATCGacggggggatggatggatggacggagtgatggacagatggagggatggggatggatggagactgacagatggagggatggggatggaggtgtATCGacgggggatggatggatggagtgaTGGACAGacggagggatggggagggagggaagggtagccagccagccagccagccagcatatTTGCTGCAGCTCCTGGCGTGTCTGGCCGTGGCTCTGAGCTTCCCGCCCGCAGGGGGCTGCTCCGTGCTGCTAGTTCAGGTTAGAACAGAGCCGCCCCCTGGGCCATGCACTTCCGACCAGCTGGGTTAACCCCCAGATCCAGCCACGAGGACCTGTCTGACCCATGGAGAATTCGTTGTGGCagacctgccccacccccgcggtctgagccccagggctggccccACTCGGGGGGGAGGCAGCCCCACTGCAAGCCAGCtgccgccccacccccagccctgattacCAGCTCCACACTGGCGCCAGGACGCCCCAGGGCCCATCCTGCCGGGCTGGGCACCGCAGAGCCGCCTGGGGGCTTTGCCAGCGAATCGCGGCACAGCTCCTGGGTCCATCTTGGGGCCTGGCCTGCGTCCACCCTGCAAAacggggagttggggagggtcACCAGCCCCCCAGCATTAGTCTCCAGTCCCGGGGAGCGCCACGTGGGTGGGCGGAGTCCCCGCGGCACGTGCGCCGGGTCCTGCAGCGAGCGCCTCCTTCAGACGGCCCTGGCCCCCCTCCGGCGGGATTCAGGTCCTGGCCAGGCCCAGCTCCAGGCGGCTGCGTGGGGAGGGAGACGCCCGGGGTGCCCCTGGCCATGTCGCGCCCTGGCTGGGTGCCACTGTCCAGACGCCGGCCGGGGGGTCAGTCCGCCGGGATCCCAGCCTGCACCACTGGGCACAGTCAGCCGGCGAGACCCACCAAACTCCCCCCGTCAATCCAggggggcactgggagcaggcCGGGTCCAGGTCTCGTCCCCTCGGCTGTGCCAGGTCCAGCAGCCTCTGCCCGGCGGGGAGCCCGTGGCCCATCAGCGGGGGCGGAGGAGGCTCCCTTAAATCGGGAGGGGTCGAGATGTCCTTCAGCAGGGCAGGGTGGTCACCCAAGGGGGCCACTGAGTCCTAGGTTCCTGCATGGAAACGGGCGGCCACCACAGAGGGCCTCCCCCCAACCTGCCTCCTACCCCGGTGGATACGCGGCACTAAGGGGTCTGCCCCCTAACCTGCCTCCTACCCTGCTGGATACGCGGCACTAAGGGgtctgccccccaacctgcctcCTACCCTGGTGGATACGCGGCACTAAGGGgtctgccccccaacctgcctcCTACCCTAGTGGATACGCGGCACTAAGGGgtctgccccccaacctgcctcCTACCCCGGTGGATACGCGGCACTAAGGGgtctgccccccaacctgcctcCTACCCCGGTGGATACGCGGCACTAAGGGGTCTGCCCCCAACCTGCCTCCTACCCCGGTGGATACACGGCACTAAGGGGTCTGCCCCCCAACCGGCCTCCTCCCCCGGGGGATCTGCGGCGCTAAGGGgtctgccccccaacctgcctcCTACCCCGGTGGATACGCGGCACTAAGGGGTCTGCCCCCAACCTGCCTCCTACCCCGGTGGATACACGGCACTAAGGGgtctgccccccaacctgcctcCTACCCCGGTGGATACGCGGCACTAAGGGGTCTGCCCCCCAACCTGCGTCCTACCCTGGTGGATACGCGGCACTAAGGGGTCTGCCCCCAACCTGCCTCCTACCCCGGTGGTTACGTGGAAGAAAGGGGTCTGCCCCCGCACCTTTCACCCTCCTGGTGGATACGTGACACTAAGGGGTatgcccccaacctgccccccaccccagtggaTATGTGGCACTAAGGAgtctgccccccagcctgccccccagcccagtggaCACATGGCACTAAGGGGTCTGCCCCCCACTCCGGTGGTTATGTGGCACTAAGGGTCTGGCCCCCAACCTACCATACACCCCAGTGGATATGTGGCACTAAGGGGTCTGTCCccaacctgccccccaccccagtggaTATGTGGCACTAAGGGGtctgcccccaacctgcccccccccgtcTCTCCCCCTCAGGGGTCCTTGTGGCCCAGGGCGGCCAGGCGCTCCAGCTTGTGGAGGTGCCGGTGTTTCTTCAGGCCGTAGGTGTTGGCGAAGGCCTCGCCGCAGGTGCTGCACTTGAAGGGGTGCCCGCCCTGGTGGGTCTGCACGTGCTTGCTGAAGTACTTGGGGTCCTTGAAGAGCTTGAGGCAGGCGGAGCAGCGCAGGTCGCGGCGGGCGTTGTGGGCCCGCTGGTGCCGCAGGATGGACGAGAGGTAGAAGAAGCTCTTGCTGCAGAGGTCGCAGCGGTACACCTTCTCCCCCAGGTGCACGCGCTGGTGCTCCAGCAGGTTGGAGCGGTAGCGGAAGGTCTTGCCGCAGGTCTGgcagcgctggggccgggccacCACGTGGAGGCGCTGGTGCTCGGCCAGGCTGGAGGACTGGGCGAAGCGCTTGTTGCACAGGGCGCACTTGTAGGCCCGCTCGCCCGTGTGCACCACCTTGTGCTGGCGCAGGTACCAGGAGCGCAGGAAGCCGCGCCCGCAGACGGCGCAGCGGTAGGGCCGCTCCTCGGTGTGGCAGCGCTGGTGGCGCATCAGCAGGGCCGCCTCCCAGAAGCGCTTGCCGCAGACGGAGCAGCTGAAGTGGCGCTTCTGCAGGTGGGTGCGGCGGTGCAGCAGCAGGTCGTAGGCGCCGGCGAAGCTGCGCCCGCACACGGCGCAGCCCAGCGTGCGCCGCACCAGGTGCACGTACTTGTGGGTCACCAGCGCCAGGAAGTGCTTGAAGCTCTGCCCGCAGATGCCGCAGGTGAAACGCTCCCCGCTGGGGATCATGGGGTGCTCCTCGGACGGGGCCACCAGGGAGGCCAGGCTGGCGCCGGCCTGCGCCTCCCCGGGGAGCCCGTTCTCCAGGCAGCCGGcgggcccggggggcggggcggcctCGGCGCAGGCCCCCTCGGGCAGCAGCCGCTCGGGGGCCGTCTGGTGCACCAGCTTGTGCCACATGAGGTTCTCGATGAAGCCAAAGCATTTGCCGCAGGCGTCGCAGGCGTACGGCTTGTCGGCCATGTGGGCCTCCTTGTGGCTCATGACGTGGAAGAGGTCGGGGAAGCGCTCGCCGCAGTCGGAGCAGCCGTAACTCAGCCCCTCGGCGGGCAGGGCGCCGGCAGGCCCCAGGGCGCAGGGCAGCTGCAGCCGGTGGATCTGCTTGTGGCGGGTGAGGCTCTGCGGGTAGCCGAAGACCTTGCCGCACAGCTCGCACTTGTAGGGCCGCTCCCGGGTGTGCACCACGTGGTGCTTGGTGAGGTGGAAGGACTCCCGGAAGCGCTTGCCGCACACCGAGCACTGGTGCGgcttctcgcccgtgtggatccGCTCGTGCCGCTTCAGCGTCTCCCGCCGGCCGAAGCCGCGCCCGCAGATGCCGCAGCAGAAGCTCTTGCCGGCCCCCAGCAGCAGCGGGTGGGGCCCCAGCAGCGCCGCGTTGCCGAAAGCTGCCTTGGCCTCCCCCTCGGCGTGGGGGGCCTCATTGGGGAGCAGGAAGGGCCCCTGGTAGGCAGCCGGGGCCGAGTCGGCAGCCGGGGCGTCCTTGGGGGGGGCGGCGGCCCCTTCGTGGAGCTGGCGATGGCGCAGCAGGCTCTGGGGCGCGGCGTAGGCCTTGCCGCAGACGTCGCACTTGTAGTCGGGGCGTGGGCCGGCGTGGGAGGCCTGGTGCTTGAGCAGGTAGGCGGCATCCCGGAACTCCTTGCCGCAGACGCCGCAGGGCAGCCGCAGCAGGGCCGAGTGGGTCTTGATGTGGCGCTTCAGGCTCTCGCGCCGGTTGAAGCTCTTCTCGCAGACGGAGCAGCTGAAGGGCCGCTCGCCGGTGTGGATGATCTGGTGCTGGTGCAGGTGGCTCGGCTTCTTGAAGACCTTCCAGCACAGGGAGCAGGTGAAGGGGCCgtcgggctgggccgggccggggctgccTTCCCCAGCCGGCTCGGTGCCCCCGGCCGGGGCTGGCGGCGGCAGGGGGGCGGCGGCAGCGGTGGCCGCCGGGCCGGCCTCGGGCGGCTCCTTGTGGCAGCGCCGGTGGCGGATGAGGCTGGAGATGTGGTTGTAGGTGCGGCCGCAGGTGGAGCACTCGTACGGCCGCTCGCCGGTGTGCACCAGCATGTGCTGCACCAGGTGGGACGACTGCTTGAAGGATTTCTGGCACACGCCGCAGGGGAAGCGCCGGTCGATGAAGTACTTCAGCCGCCGGAAATAATTCTTGTCGTCTTTCCCGGCCGGGCCGTCGGCGGGGGccgccggggctggggccgcgcCCACCCCCCGCTTGAGGCTGCTGAAGAGGTGCTGGTGCCCCGAGAGGTCCACGATGCCCCACTGGGGGGCGCCGAAAGCCCCCGCCCCGTCGAAGAGCGGCGGGGCGGCGGGCACGGCGGCGGCGCTGTACTGCTGCGGGGGGCCGGCGCTGGGCTCGGCTTTCTTGGGCTGGGCGGCGCCGGaggcggagggggcggggccctcGGCTTTGAAGTCCTTGGGcttggcgggggcggggcggtcGAAGTGGGGGGCGCCGGCGGGCGGCGGGGGATACTCgtaggggggctgggg includes:
- the ZNF865 gene encoding zinc finger protein 865 — translated: MEANASDEGVHFQSYPFDFLEFLNHQRFEPMEAYNQEHAKAVASLPCPQPPYEYPPPPAGAPHFDRPAPAKPKDFKAEGPAPSASGAAQPKKAEPSAGPPQQYSAAAVPAAPPLFDGAGAFGAPQWGIVDLSGHQHLFSSLKRGVGAAPAPAAPADGPAGKDDKNYFRRLKYFIDRRFPCGVCQKSFKQSSHLVQHMLVHTGERPYECSTCGRTYNHISSLIRHRRCHKEPPEAGPAATAAAAPLPPPAPAGGTEPAGEGSPGPAQPDGPFTCSLCWKVFKKPSHLHQHQIIHTGERPFSCSVCEKSFNRRESLKRHIKTHSALLRLPCGVCGKEFRDAAYLLKHQASHAGPRPDYKCDVCGKAYAAPQSLLRHRQLHEGAAAPPKDAPAADSAPAAYQGPFLLPNEAPHAEGEAKAAFGNAALLGPHPLLLGAGKSFCCGICGRGFGRRETLKRHERIHTGEKPHQCSVCGKRFRESFHLTKHHVVHTRERPYKCELCGKVFGYPQSLTRHKQIHRLQLPCALGPAGALPAEGLSYGCSDCGERFPDLFHVMSHKEAHMADKPYACDACGKCFGFIENLMWHKLVHQTAPERLLPEGACAEAAPPPGPAGCLENGLPGEAQAGASLASLVAPSEEHPMIPSGERFTCGICGQSFKHFLALVTHKYVHLVRRTLGCAVCGRSFAGAYDLLLHRRTHLQKRHFSCSVCGKRFWEAALLMRHQRCHTEERPYRCAVCGRGFLRSWYLRQHKVVHTGERAYKCALCNKRFAQSSSLAEHQRLHVVARPQRCQTCGKTFRYRSNLLEHQRVHLGEKVYRCDLCSKSFFYLSSILRHQRAHNARRDLRCSACLKLFKDPKYFSKHVQTHQGGHPFKCSTCGEAFANTYGLKKHRHLHKLERLAALGHKDP